Proteins from one Deltaproteobacteria bacterium genomic window:
- a CDS encoding undecaprenyl-diphosphate phosphatase, protein MTILDAVILGVVQGITEFLPISSSGHLVVGQHALGLKSEGGGVLFEVVVHAGSLLAVLAVYANDLWRILLASLRALPAFFQGRFAESIADPEARLGAFIVLGTIPTGLMGVALKDLFESLFGSLSAVGAAFLLTGLLLWISGRISARQQGEARGPESLRVRDALIVGVAQGIAITPGISRSGTTIATAMILGIDRSLAARFSFLLSIPAILGALVLHLKDGVGALEAGAGVFLAGFLAAAISGYLALRLLLVLVDRGRFGVFAYYLWPLGLAVLGWALAGG, encoded by the coding sequence GTGACGATCCTCGATGCGGTGATCCTCGGCGTGGTGCAGGGGATCACCGAGTTCCTGCCGATCTCCTCCTCGGGCCACCTCGTGGTGGGGCAGCACGCCCTGGGCCTGAAGAGCGAGGGCGGCGGGGTGCTCTTCGAGGTCGTCGTCCACGCCGGCAGCCTCCTGGCGGTGCTGGCGGTCTATGCCAACGACCTCTGGCGGATCCTCCTGGCCTCCCTGCGGGCGCTGCCCGCCTTCTTCCAGGGCCGCTTCGCCGAGAGCATCGCCGATCCCGAGGCGCGCCTCGGCGCCTTCATCGTGCTGGGCACGATCCCCACCGGCCTGATGGGCGTCGCCCTGAAGGACCTCTTCGAGTCCCTCTTCGGTAGCCTCAGCGCGGTGGGGGCGGCCTTCCTCCTCACCGGCCTCCTCCTCTGGATCTCCGGGAGGATCAGCGCCCGGCAGCAGGGCGAGGCCCGGGGCCCGGAGTCCCTGCGGGTGCGCGACGCGCTGATCGTGGGCGTGGCCCAGGGCATCGCCATCACCCCCGGCATCTCCCGCTCGGGCACCACGATCGCCACGGCGATGATCCTGGGGATCGACCGCTCCCTCGCGGCGCGCTTCTCCTTCCTGCTCTCCATCCCCGCCATCCTGGGCGCGCTGGTGCTGCACCTGAAGGACGGCGTGGGCGCGCTCGAGGCCGGGGCCGGCGTCTTCCTGGCGGGCTTCCTCGCCGCCGCGATCAGCGGCTACCTCGCCCTGCGGCTCCTGCTGGTCCTGGTCGACCGGGGCCGCTTCGGCGTCTTCGCCTACTACCTCTGGCCCCTGGGCCTGGCGGTGCTGGGATGGGCACTCGCGGGCGGGTAG
- a CDS encoding Eco57I restriction-modification methylase domain-containing protein encodes MGTRGRVGERRSPPAERGPRPPRPLQPGPDSRKNQVSSAIGAAKLNGRFYTPLEVADAMLERVRWPAGGGSLLDPACGEGVFLEAALRKIARLRLSREDLDQVSLAGWDLDPEALREARRGLAATIAGYGLPMLLMPRLHHRDALETPILQPACVVGNPPYLESKRMPEALKARIRERFPAAATGAFDLYGAFVALTLEAEPEELSLLLPNRFLVTANAAALRRELQARYELEITDLSRERVFGDAAVYPVVIHGRRRKARARAAPEARSRDRREAVLPILPPPGPARELFRRLRDDETLPRLADALEIRWTVSFHRAGLRDAFVSPPEAGHPASPHARPFLGGQRFSGNREVEPCRIAWRGAHIDYDEARARAAKNPLPPLGLFEGPALVICQNARRLRCAVDTEGHVLKDTFLHGRPRGGGVRGLKWLALVLQSDLMHFFYEHLWGGTRKAGGHLHFLGRTLEGLPLPPGKPPAGVEALYRRIGEGDQAARARAEALVRAAYGVTATEEAALAAYPFPPPGA; translated from the coding sequence ATGGGCACTCGCGGGCGGGTAGGCGAGCGGCGCTCGCCACCGGCGGAGCGGGGACCTCGACCCCCTCGCCCGCTGCAGCCCGGCCCGGACAGCCGGAAGAACCAGGTCAGCAGCGCCATCGGCGCCGCCAAGCTCAACGGGAGGTTCTACACTCCCCTCGAGGTCGCCGACGCGATGCTGGAGCGGGTGCGCTGGCCGGCCGGCGGTGGCTCCCTCCTGGACCCGGCCTGCGGCGAGGGCGTCTTCCTCGAGGCGGCCCTGCGCAAGATCGCCCGCCTGCGGCTCTCCCGGGAGGATCTGGACCAGGTCTCCCTGGCGGGCTGGGATCTCGACCCGGAGGCGCTGCGCGAGGCGCGGCGCGGGCTCGCGGCCACCATCGCCGGCTACGGCCTGCCCATGCTGCTGATGCCGCGCCTCCACCACCGCGACGCCCTCGAGACCCCGATCCTCCAGCCCGCCTGCGTGGTGGGGAACCCCCCCTACCTCGAGTCGAAGCGGATGCCCGAGGCGCTCAAGGCCCGGATCCGCGAGCGCTTCCCGGCCGCGGCCACCGGGGCCTTCGATCTCTACGGGGCCTTCGTCGCCCTGACCCTGGAGGCCGAGCCCGAGGAGCTCTCCCTCCTCCTGCCCAACCGCTTCCTGGTGACCGCCAACGCCGCGGCCCTGCGGCGGGAGCTGCAGGCCCGCTACGAGCTCGAGATCACCGACCTCTCCCGGGAGCGGGTCTTCGGGGACGCCGCGGTCTACCCGGTGGTGATCCACGGCCGGCGACGGAAGGCCCGCGCGCGCGCGGCGCCCGAGGCGCGCTCTCGCGATCGGCGCGAGGCGGTGCTGCCGATCCTCCCTCCCCCGGGCCCGGCCCGCGAGCTCTTCCGGCGCCTGCGCGACGACGAGACGCTGCCGCGCCTCGCCGACGCCCTCGAGATCCGCTGGACGGTCTCCTTTCACCGCGCGGGCCTGCGCGACGCCTTCGTCTCCCCGCCCGAGGCCGGCCACCCCGCGAGCCCCCACGCCCGCCCCTTCCTCGGGGGCCAGCGCTTCTCCGGGAACCGCGAGGTGGAGCCCTGCCGGATCGCCTGGCGCGGCGCCCACATCGACTACGACGAGGCGCGGGCCCGGGCGGCGAAGAACCCCCTGCCCCCGCTCGGCCTCTTCGAGGGGCCCGCCCTGGTGATCTGTCAGAACGCCCGCCGCCTGCGCTGCGCGGTCGACACCGAGGGCCACGTGCTGAAGGACACCTTCCTCCACGGGCGCCCGCGCGGCGGCGGCGTGCGCGGGTTGAAGTGGCTGGCCCTCGTGCTGCAATCGGACCTGATGCACTTCTTCTACGAGCACCTCTGGGGCGGAACCCGGAAGGCGGGCGGCCACCTCCACTTCCTCGGCCGCACCCTCGAGGGCCTGCCCCTGCCCCCCGGGAAGCCCCCCGCCGGGGTCGAGGCGCTCTACCGGCGCATCGGAGAGGGCGACCAGGCGGCCAGGGCTCGGGCCGAGGCGCTGGTGCGCGCCGCCTACGGCGTGACCGCCACCGAGGAGGCCGCCCTGGCCGCCTACCCCTTCCCTCCCCCGGGGGCGTGA
- a CDS encoding serine/threonine-protein kinase, producing the protein MSRTDLEGTELDGRYRLESLLGDGGMGQVFRATQLSLERTVAVKLLREEVSTDDQMRQRFDREAKILSGLDHPGIVRVHDYGVHEGCPYLVMDLVQGRTLEAHLRERGQLAPAEVKAILVQICDALSHAHEAGIVHRDLKPENIVLEEGGRVRILDFGIARMVIGDDAQSQPELTSAGMMVGTPQYVSPEQATGKPIDGRTDLYSLGLIAYRMLAGRPPFRKQSAGEYLVAHVTETPPTLEELGVDSAGLSLLVRRAMEKEPGARFASAAELQAALEGLGELPTSLRSREDAPAATGELPAAGSTRPMFQAGEQKFQTAPTVASQQQPVAPAATTPDAPAPLAAAASASASAAPAPAPGRDRWPLRQVIPIAAGGALVFVLGLGLALTLGGGEPAAVAESNTLLAAGKIPAARQRLEEAIAAESEPEAVARLRATLGRALVAAEAPLPALEQFRLAIGFDPDALADEDLAALAALLERRGPASDQAETLLLRLEGRAGDHLKDLSEDERQPLALRLRAAALAERLGESLDRVPLLIEALEAEACEVRRTAIKELGTLGDARALEPLQAYVAERGDGLLARFACGQAAAQSAIEQIQAAGD; encoded by the coding sequence ATGAGTCGGACGGATCTCGAGGGCACCGAGCTCGACGGCCGCTACCGCCTCGAGAGCCTCCTGGGCGACGGCGGGATGGGCCAGGTCTTCCGGGCCACCCAGCTCTCCCTCGAGCGCACGGTCGCGGTGAAGCTCCTGCGGGAGGAGGTCTCGACCGACGATCAGATGCGGCAGCGCTTCGACCGGGAGGCGAAGATCCTCTCGGGGCTGGACCACCCCGGCATCGTGCGGGTGCACGACTACGGCGTGCACGAGGGCTGCCCCTACCTGGTGATGGACCTCGTCCAGGGTCGCACCCTCGAGGCGCACCTGCGCGAGCGGGGCCAGCTCGCGCCGGCCGAGGTGAAGGCGATCCTCGTGCAGATCTGCGATGCCCTGAGCCACGCCCACGAGGCGGGCATCGTCCACCGCGACCTGAAGCCCGAGAACATCGTCCTCGAGGAGGGCGGGCGGGTGCGCATCCTCGACTTCGGCATCGCCCGGATGGTGATCGGAGACGACGCCCAGTCCCAGCCCGAGCTCACCTCCGCCGGGATGATGGTCGGCACCCCCCAGTACGTCTCGCCCGAGCAGGCCACCGGCAAGCCGATCGACGGGCGGACCGACCTCTACTCCCTGGGCCTGATCGCCTACCGGATGCTGGCCGGGCGGCCGCCCTTCCGGAAGCAGTCGGCGGGCGAGTACCTCGTCGCGCACGTCACCGAGACCCCCCCCACCCTGGAGGAGCTCGGCGTGGACAGCGCGGGGCTCTCCCTCCTGGTGCGCCGGGCGATGGAGAAGGAGCCCGGGGCGCGCTTCGCGAGCGCCGCCGAGCTCCAGGCGGCCCTCGAGGGGCTCGGCGAGCTGCCCACCTCGCTTCGCTCTCGCGAGGACGCGCCGGCCGCGACCGGCGAGCTGCCCGCCGCCGGAAGCACCCGGCCGATGTTCCAGGCGGGGGAGCAGAAGTTCCAGACCGCCCCGACCGTGGCCAGCCAGCAGCAGCCGGTGGCCCCCGCCGCGACCACCCCCGACGCTCCCGCGCCCCTCGCGGCCGCCGCGAGCGCGAGCGCGAGCGCTGCCCCGGCGCCGGCCCCCGGGCGGGATCGCTGGCCCCTCCGGCAGGTGATCCCCATCGCCGCGGGCGGCGCCCTGGTCTTCGTCCTCGGCCTCGGGCTGGCGCTGACCCTCGGCGGCGGCGAGCCGGCGGCGGTCGCCGAGAGCAACACCCTGCTGGCCGCCGGCAAGATCCCGGCCGCGCGGCAGCGCCTGGAGGAGGCCATCGCCGCCGAGTCCGAGCCCGAGGCCGTCGCCCGGCTGCGGGCCACCCTCGGCCGGGCGCTGGTCGCCGCCGAGGCCCCCCTGCCGGCCCTCGAGCAGTTCCGGCTGGCGATCGGCTTCGACCCTGACGCCCTCGCCGACGAGGACCTCGCCGCCCTGGCCGCCCTCCTCGAGCGGAGGGGCCCCGCGAGCGACCAGGCGGAGACCCTCCTCCTGAGGCTCGAGGGCCGGGCGGGCGACCACCTGAAGGACCTGAGCGAGGACGAGCGGCAGCCCCTCGCCCTGCGCCTGAGAGCGGCGGCGCTGGCCGAGCGCCTGGGGGAATCCCTCGATCGGGTACCCCTCCTCATCGAGGCGCTGGAGGCGGAGGCCTGCGAGGTCCGCCGCACGGCGATCAAGGAGCTGGGGACCCTGGGCGACGCTCGGGCCCTGGAGCCCCTGCAGGCCTACGTGGCCGAGCGCGGCGACGGCCTGCTGGCCCGCTTCGCCTGCGGCCAGGCCGCCGCCCAGAGCGCGATCGAGCAGATCCAGGCCGCAGGAGACTGA
- a CDS encoding RNA polymerase sigma factor encodes MPEATYRAFREGDSAAFQEVVLGHAGVVRSVVSRFWKSEFEREDAAQEIWLHLFRQREQLDPERLEQVGGWIRTLARSKCIDLLRRQGRQVPVKPEEELKVPAPAGPESDPEVGARKLALGEAVQTFLEGLGPDFSDFFRHHFVEGLTQEETAARLSVPVHRTKYMKRVLLSRARSSASLRTALGRYQEVLHAS; translated from the coding sequence GTGCCCGAGGCGACCTACCGAGCCTTCCGCGAAGGTGATTCCGCGGCCTTCCAAGAGGTCGTCCTCGGCCATGCCGGAGTCGTGAGGTCCGTCGTGAGCCGATTCTGGAAGAGCGAGTTCGAAAGAGAGGACGCCGCTCAGGAGATCTGGCTTCACCTCTTCCGCCAGCGTGAGCAGCTCGATCCCGAGCGCCTGGAGCAGGTCGGCGGCTGGATCCGCACCCTCGCCCGCAGCAAGTGCATCGACCTCTTGCGCCGGCAGGGCCGCCAGGTGCCGGTGAAGCCCGAGGAGGAGCTCAAGGTCCCCGCCCCCGCCGGCCCCGAGAGTGACCCCGAGGTGGGGGCCCGCAAGCTGGCCCTCGGCGAGGCCGTCCAGACCTTCCTCGAGGGGCTCGGTCCCGACTTCAGTGACTTCTTCCGGCATCACTTCGTGGAGGGTCTCACGCAGGAGGAGACCGCCGCCCGGCTCTCGGTCCCGGTCCACCGGACCAAATACATGAAGCGCGTGCTCCTCTCGCGCGCCCGGAGCTCCGCCTCGCTACGGACAGCCCTGGGCCGCTACCAGGAGGTCCTCCATGCATCCTGA
- a CDS encoding FecR domain-containing protein, giving the protein MHPDLRMIARYLEGELGERATAALRRHLRLCERCRTRHDEEILRRRALTGDPESATAEDDRRMARLALAAVRREEPSSASLVALEPVPLTDPLVLLPRRAFLGGGAALALAASLLLVWGLRAPAPIVAMMKAGSHLSVNGEAVDRTRPLALRAGDRLETAGKGAGELELRAGGASGSLRIYPGTTLVLTDASEVQLERGRVWSRVEPGPAGFKVKTPEGEARVVGTSFVVEHEEESGTEVRVMKGVVDVHAKGKAVKVQALERTRIARGAAPEPPTRYDPRSDRMDWSRIWQSIVDGFNELLQSVQELMR; this is encoded by the coding sequence ATGCATCCTGACCTCCGGATGATCGCCCGCTACCTCGAGGGAGAGCTCGGCGAGCGCGCCACCGCGGCCCTGCGCCGTCACCTGCGCCTCTGCGAGCGCTGCCGGACCCGCCACGACGAGGAGATCCTGCGGCGCCGGGCGCTGACCGGCGACCCCGAGTCCGCCACCGCCGAGGACGACCGGCGGATGGCCCGCCTCGCCCTGGCGGCCGTGCGCCGCGAGGAGCCGAGCTCGGCCAGCCTCGTCGCCCTCGAGCCCGTGCCGCTCACGGACCCGCTCGTCCTCCTCCCCCGCCGGGCCTTCCTGGGCGGGGGCGCCGCCCTCGCGCTGGCGGCCTCGCTCCTCCTCGTCTGGGGCCTGCGGGCGCCGGCCCCGATCGTCGCGATGATGAAGGCGGGCAGCCACCTCTCCGTGAACGGCGAGGCGGTCGACCGGACCCGGCCGCTCGCGCTGCGCGCCGGCGATCGGCTGGAGACCGCCGGCAAGGGCGCGGGAGAGCTCGAGCTGCGCGCCGGCGGCGCCAGCGGCAGCCTCCGGATCTACCCGGGCACGACCCTCGTGCTGACCGACGCCTCGGAGGTCCAGCTGGAGCGAGGCCGGGTCTGGAGCCGGGTCGAGCCCGGCCCCGCCGGCTTCAAGGTGAAGACCCCCGAGGGGGAGGCCCGGGTGGTGGGCACCTCCTTCGTCGTCGAGCACGAGGAGGAGAGCGGCACCGAGGTCCGGGTGATGAAGGGCGTGGTCGACGTCCACGCGAAGGGCAAGGCCGTGAAGGTGCAGGCCCTCGAGCGCACCCGCATCGCCCGGGGTGCCGCCCCCGAGCCCCCGACCCGCTACGATCCCCGCAGCGATCGCATGGACTGGTCCCGGATCTGGCAGTCCATCGTCGACGGCTTCAACGAGCTGCTGCAGAGCGTGCAGGAGCTGATGCGCTAG
- a CDS encoding glycine cleavage T C-terminal barrel domain-containing protein, translated as MSDPEPRRHESELAWTEVRGADRVRFLHALMTNDVLGLAAGEGNQNLLLTDKGKLQAACLLLVEEERILLGAHREAREGLLAGLDHYLVADDVELRALDLSTEWILGQAPASLAAPERPLAHHRIGEAIVVHHDLGATPGLLVLFEGSPPFELAALPRGEPAALEALRVAAGVPAWGHELGPSVFPQEVGLGGALHATKGCYLGQETMTRIATQGQVRWQLVGLELASPAAAGDALAHEGKEVGAITSAALLPATGRPVALARLRGEHATPGTPLVVRGAAGEQAATVAALPF; from the coding sequence ATGAGCGACCCCGAGCCCCGCCGTCACGAGAGCGAACTGGCCTGGACCGAGGTCCGCGGCGCCGACCGCGTCCGCTTCCTCCACGCCCTGATGACCAACGACGTGCTGGGCCTCGCGGCGGGGGAGGGGAACCAGAACCTCCTGCTCACCGACAAGGGCAAGCTCCAGGCGGCCTGCCTGCTGCTGGTCGAGGAGGAGCGGATCCTCCTCGGCGCTCACCGCGAGGCGCGGGAGGGGCTGCTCGCGGGCCTCGACCACTACCTCGTCGCCGACGACGTCGAGCTTCGCGCCCTGGACCTCTCGACCGAGTGGATCCTGGGCCAGGCGCCGGCCTCGCTCGCAGCGCCGGAGCGCCCGCTCGCCCACCACCGGATCGGCGAGGCGATCGTCGTCCACCACGACCTGGGCGCCACGCCCGGCCTGCTCGTCCTCTTCGAGGGTTCGCCGCCGTTCGAGCTGGCCGCCCTGCCTCGAGGGGAGCCAGCAGCGCTGGAGGCCCTCCGCGTCGCGGCGGGGGTGCCGGCCTGGGGCCACGAGCTCGGCCCCTCGGTCTTCCCTCAGGAGGTCGGGCTCGGGGGCGCGCTGCACGCCACCAAGGGCTGCTACCTCGGCCAGGAGACCATGACCCGCATCGCCACCCAGGGTCAGGTGCGCTGGCAGCTCGTAGGCCTCGAGCTGGCGTCGCCCGCCGCGGCCGGCGACGCGCTCGCGCACGAGGGCAAGGAGGTCGGCGCGATCACCAGCGCCGCCCTCCTGCCGGCCACTGGGCGTCCCGTGGCCCTGGCGCGCCTGCGCGGCGAGCACGCGACCCCCGGCACGCCGCTCGTGGTGCGCGGCGCGGCGGGCGAGCAGGCCGCCACGGTCGCCGCGCTGCCCTTCTAA
- a CDS encoding ADP-ribosylglycohydrolase family protein has translation MLGAIAGDVVGSIHEHARTKTRDFPLFVEACTFTDDTVLTVAVARAILEGTAYRDEVLRLGREHPGAGYGGSFRRWLREEDPQPYGSWGNGSAMRVSPVGLAFTDEASVLREAEKSAAITHDHPEGIKGAQAVALAVFLARQGASKEEIRLRISGDFGHDLTRSVDEIRPGYRFDVSCQGSVPEAILSFLEADDLEGTLRNAISLGGDADTLAAIAGGIAEAFWGGLPRADHHQLRTSSAKPRRPSASWRRQGLR, from the coding sequence ATGCTTGGCGCCATCGCTGGAGACGTCGTCGGCTCGATCCACGAGCACGCCCGGACCAAGACCCGAGACTTCCCCCTCTTCGTCGAGGCCTGCACCTTCACCGACGACACGGTGCTGACGGTCGCCGTCGCCCGGGCGATCCTCGAGGGCACTGCCTATCGGGACGAGGTGCTCCGGCTCGGGCGGGAGCACCCCGGCGCGGGCTACGGGGGCAGCTTCCGCCGCTGGCTCCGGGAAGAGGACCCGCAGCCCTACGGCTCCTGGGGCAATGGCTCGGCGATGCGGGTGAGCCCGGTGGGGCTGGCCTTCACCGACGAGGCGAGCGTGCTGCGCGAGGCCGAGAAGAGCGCGGCGATCACCCACGACCACCCCGAGGGGATCAAGGGCGCCCAGGCGGTGGCGCTCGCCGTCTTCCTCGCCCGGCAGGGCGCGTCGAAGGAGGAGATCCGGCTGCGGATCTCCGGGGACTTCGGCCACGACCTCACGCGCAGCGTCGACGAGATCCGGCCGGGCTACCGCTTCGACGTCAGCTGCCAGGGGAGCGTCCCCGAGGCGATCCTCTCCTTCCTCGAGGCCGACGACCTCGAGGGCACCCTGCGCAACGCCATCTCCCTGGGCGGCGACGCCGACACCCTCGCGGCCATCGCCGGCGGCATCGCCGAGGCCTTCTGGGGCGGCCTGCCCCGGGCGGATCACCACCAGTTGAGGACGTCCTCGGCGAAGCCGAGGCGGCCCTCGGCGTCGTGGAGGCGCCAGGGTCTCAGGTAG
- a CDS encoding DUF2804 family protein, translating to MTGQLRITEPLDLLQPDGTLTRAGWATRPFWRYGRAAIRAGWHRIKEWDYYAVLSQEGGIGLTLTVADLGYLGLGLGPPRGAPHRLEPRLRLQRSRPGQREPAPLRGAGAQAGRGGLRLRS from the coding sequence ATGACCGGGCAGCTCCGGATCACCGAGCCCCTCGACCTGCTGCAGCCCGACGGCACCCTCACCCGCGCGGGGTGGGCCACCCGCCCCTTCTGGCGCTACGGGCGCGCCGCGATCCGGGCCGGCTGGCACCGGATCAAGGAGTGGGACTACTACGCCGTCCTCTCCCAGGAGGGCGGGATCGGCCTCACCCTCACCGTGGCGGATCTGGGCTACCTGGGCCTCGGCCTCGGGCCTCCACGAGGGGCGCCCCATCGGCTGGAACCTCGGCTACGGCTTCAGCGATCGCGGCCCGGCCAGCGAGAACCTGCTCCTCTTCGAGGGGCGGGCGCACAAGCTGGGCGAGGTGGTCTTCGACTTCGATCGTGA
- a CDS encoding thioredoxin domain-containing protein has protein sequence MGFMKKLLGLSDLPPPNVVHVTDANFKTEVLKSKLPVLLDVWGPNCMPCKHLEPVISRLSQEYDGRVKVAELNAATAAKTAKKLRVRGTPTVIYFYKGQVRERVVGFRAGHYHKDYLDNELLPLIEPKTPSSSEADAPAA, from the coding sequence ATGGGATTCATGAAGAAGCTGCTGGGCCTTTCGGACCTGCCCCCCCCGAACGTGGTCCACGTCACCGACGCCAACTTCAAGACCGAGGTGCTCAAGTCGAAGCTGCCGGTCCTGCTGGATGTCTGGGGCCCCAACTGCATGCCCTGCAAGCACCTCGAGCCCGTGATCTCCCGGCTCTCGCAGGAGTACGACGGCCGGGTGAAGGTGGCCGAGCTCAACGCCGCCACCGCCGCCAAGACCGCCAAGAAGCTGCGGGTGAGGGGCACCCCCACCGTGATCTACTTCTACAAGGGACAAGTGAGGGAAAGGGTCGTAGGGTTCCGGGCGGGTCACTACCACAAGGACTACCTCGACAACGAGCTGCTGCCGCTGATCGAGCCCAAGACCCCCTCTTCGAGTGAGGCCGACGCGCCGGCAGCCTGA
- a CDS encoding sulfur transferase domain-containing protein → MRTRSLPSLLAVSFLLLPACAGPQKPSTEEAKPSVEEAVPSLEAEAGAAASAEPTELLPNGKQIGDDLLIGGQPTPEQLEALKAAGYRTVISLQSESEEGAETVLAVARNTFGAGAVHLPVPGVLGVDEDNAAKLHEALKTARERGGKIVIHCRTGGRASALYALARYRHEGVSAEAAMAEAKAAGLTKEALIEHLGELLQEPVS, encoded by the coding sequence ATGCGCACTCGATCGCTCCCCTCGCTCCTCGCTGTCTCCTTCCTCCTCCTCCCGGCCTGCGCCGGCCCGCAGAAGCCCTCCACCGAGGAGGCGAAGCCCTCGGTCGAGGAGGCCGTCCCCTCCCTCGAGGCCGAGGCGGGCGCCGCGGCCTCCGCCGAGCCCACCGAGCTGCTCCCGAACGGCAAGCAGATCGGTGACGATCTCCTGATCGGCGGCCAGCCCACCCCCGAGCAGCTCGAAGCCCTGAAGGCGGCCGGCTACCGTACGGTGATCAGCCTCCAGAGCGAGAGCGAGGAGGGGGCCGAGACCGTCCTCGCCGTCGCCCGGAACACCTTCGGCGCGGGCGCGGTCCACCTGCCGGTCCCCGGGGTCCTGGGGGTCGACGAGGACAACGCCGCCAAGCTGCACGAGGCCCTGAAGACCGCCCGGGAGCGGGGCGGCAAGATCGTCATCCACTGCCGTACCGGCGGGCGCGCCTCGGCCCTCTATGCCCTCGCCCGCTACCGGCACGAGGGCGTCTCCGCCGAGGCCGCCATGGCGGAGGCCAAGGCCGCCGGCCTGACCAAGGAGGCGCTGATCGAGCACCTCGGCGAGCTCCTCCAGGAGCCGGTGAGCTAG
- a CDS encoding sugar phosphate nucleotidyltransferase has protein sequence MSSHLHAVILAGGSGVRFWPLSRRARPKQFLRLFGDRSLIQSTVDRVEELIPAERTWVVCGEPHAAAVREELPAIPGDQILVEPAARNTAAAIALACHHVSARDPEAILAVLPADHHVEDEETFRLGLEYATGAASAGYIVTLGIQPTRPATGYGWVKRGETLASADSLPTYEVAAFEEKPDEARALALLSSGNYLWNAGIFVFQAGTLLSELDKHLPGVAAPLRSLAGRLDDREALAAAWGEVESISIDKGVMERTRRAACVPVDCGWSDVGSLPAALSLSSGDEAHNHLLGDAFAPESKHCLIHAQGGRPVVVLGGEYLVVVDTPDAVLVAPRDRVEEIRDVVEILEAAGREELL, from the coding sequence ATGAGCAGCCACCTCCACGCCGTGATCCTGGCCGGCGGCTCGGGCGTCCGCTTCTGGCCGCTGTCCCGCCGCGCCCGGCCCAAGCAGTTCCTCCGCCTCTTCGGCGATCGCTCCCTGATCCAGTCCACGGTGGATCGGGTGGAGGAGCTGATCCCGGCCGAGCGGACCTGGGTGGTCTGCGGCGAGCCGCACGCCGCCGCGGTCCGCGAGGAGCTGCCCGCGATCCCCGGCGACCAGATCCTCGTCGAGCCCGCCGCGAGGAACACCGCCGCGGCCATCGCCCTGGCCTGCCACCACGTCTCGGCGCGGGATCCCGAGGCGATCCTCGCCGTCCTGCCGGCCGATCACCACGTCGAGGACGAGGAGACCTTCCGCCTCGGCCTGGAGTACGCCACCGGCGCGGCGAGCGCCGGCTACATCGTCACCCTCGGCATCCAGCCGACGCGGCCGGCGACCGGCTATGGCTGGGTGAAGCGCGGCGAGACCCTGGCCTCCGCGGACTCGCTGCCCACCTACGAGGTGGCGGCCTTCGAGGAGAAGCCCGACGAGGCGCGGGCCCTCGCGCTCTTGAGCTCCGGCAACTACCTCTGGAACGCGGGGATCTTCGTCTTCCAGGCCGGCACCCTGCTCTCCGAGCTGGACAAGCACCTCCCCGGCGTCGCCGCGCCCCTGCGCTCGCTGGCCGGGAGGCTCGACGATCGCGAGGCCCTCGCCGCCGCCTGGGGCGAGGTCGAGTCGATCTCCATCGACAAGGGTGTGATGGAGCGCACCCGCCGCGCCGCCTGCGTGCCGGTGGACTGCGGCTGGTCGGACGTGGGCTCCCTGCCGGCGGCCCTCTCCCTCTCGTCGGGGGACGAGGCCCACAACCACCTCCTGGGTGACGCCTTCGCCCCGGAGTCGAAGCACTGCCTGATCCACGCCCAGGGTGGGCGGCCGGTCGTGGTGCTCGGCGGCGAGTACCTGGTGGTGGTCGACACGCCGGACGCGGTGCTGGTGGCGCCCCGGGATCGGGTCGAGGAGATCCGGGACGTGGTCGAGATCCTCGAGGCCGCCGGCCGGGAGGAGCTCCTGTGA